A stretch of Shinella zoogloeoides DNA encodes these proteins:
- a CDS encoding response regulator, giving the protein MAGSPRKLIVVDDDPVDVRFVMRAFSDAGSPVEIVHVADADIASDRLDREAFDYILLDINMPGTSGMDLLKRLRGRARTAVTPVIMLSSSASMVDVSRAYENGANAYAVKPSTRSGYREFAEGFTRFWVDVAVSP; this is encoded by the coding sequence GTGGCGGGTTCGCCTAGAAAGCTGATCGTGGTCGATGACGACCCCGTGGATGTGCGTTTCGTAATGCGCGCCTTCAGCGATGCCGGCAGCCCCGTCGAGATCGTCCATGTCGCGGATGCGGATATCGCCAGCGACCGGCTGGACCGCGAAGCCTTCGATTATATCCTGCTCGACATCAACATGCCCGGCACCAGCGGCATGGATCTCCTGAAGCGTCTGCGTGGCCGTGCGCGCACGGCGGTCACGCCGGTCATCATGCTGTCGTCGTCGGCCAGTATGGTCGATGTCAGCCGAGCCTATGAGAATGGCGCCAATGCCTATGCCGTGAAACCCTCCACGCGCAGCGGCTATCGTGAATTCGCCGAGGGCTTTACCCGCTTCTGGGTGGACGTCGCCGTCTCGCCCTGA